A DNA window from Blastocatellia bacterium contains the following coding sequences:
- a CDS encoding RDD family protein encodes MAMSEQELQRYPKKADLGKRIIAAIIDGVLCIAVGWIPLVGWIASGVYMLVRDGLKLGFADHRSVGKKLMKLRPVRLDGQPMDITTSVRRNLVFVIGMVGALFGIIPFVGWFIAIILGILAVAVVLIELALIATDPEGRRLGDKLAGTKVVEVGD; translated from the coding sequence ATGGCCATGTCGGAGCAGGAACTACAGCGATACCCTAAAAAAGCCGATTTAGGAAAGCGCATCATTGCCGCCATCATTGACGGCGTGTTGTGCATCGCGGTCGGGTGGATTCCGTTAGTCGGGTGGATAGCGTCCGGTGTGTATATGTTGGTTCGTGATGGCCTCAAGCTGGGATTTGCCGACCACCGATCGGTTGGCAAAAAACTCATGAAACTTCGCCCGGTGCGGCTCGACGGCCAGCCGATGGACATCACGACATCGGTCAGACGGAACCTGGTATTCGTCATCGGGATGGTGGGGGCACTCTTTGGGATCATACCTTTTGTGGGGTGGTTCATCGCCATTATCCTGGGGATCCTAGCAGTGGCCGTGGTCCTGATTGAACTCGCACTGATCGCTACAGATCCCGAGGGGCGCCGCCTGGGCGATAAGCTGGCCGGGACCAAAGTCGTTGAGGTAGGCGATTGA